A genomic segment from Ruegeria sp. TM1040 encodes:
- a CDS encoding S24 family peptidase, with protein MQQTFRDAFLAAIKTTGKSMRQVALDAGVSYEQLKNLSQGKSKSTNVDDAIRIAASFGTNLENFLEGNTAPSVRPTISIAGTVGAGAQVPVFDAYPKGGGPQVECPPGLSPHGIVAVEVEGDSMEPVYSDRDLLFYSRNGHDSVPSDIIGHRCVCEDEDGMGWVKQVKAGDEPGLFHLISLNPGANNIWNVRLKWAARVQLHWPADLAKKA; from the coding sequence ATGCAACAGACTTTTCGGGACGCATTTCTTGCGGCTATCAAAACCACCGGCAAATCTATGCGACAGGTCGCTCTGGACGCAGGCGTTTCCTATGAGCAACTCAAAAATCTTTCGCAGGGCAAGAGTAAGTCGACAAACGTTGACGATGCCATCCGCATAGCTGCATCTTTCGGGACCAACCTCGAAAACTTCTTGGAAGGGAATACCGCACCCTCTGTGCGCCCGACTATCTCGATCGCGGGCACAGTTGGCGCGGGGGCGCAGGTTCCGGTGTTCGATGCCTACCCGAAAGGCGGTGGCCCGCAGGTGGAGTGCCCTCCGGGCCTGTCTCCGCATGGCATCGTTGCTGTTGAGGTTGAGGGAGACAGTATGGAGCCCGTTTATTCGGACAGGGACTTGTTGTTTTACAGCCGAAACGGTCACGACAGCGTTCCATCGGACATCATCGGGCATCGCTGTGTCTGCGAAGACGAGGACGGCATGGGGTGGGTCAAACAAGTAAAGGCCGGGGACGAACCCGGCCTATTTCATCTTATTTCATTGAATCCCGGCGCGAACAACATCTGGAACGTGCGTCTGAAGTGGGCGGCTCGGGTCCAACTGCACTGGCCAGCCGACTTGGCGAAAAAGGCATGA